One Setaria viridis chromosome 7, Setaria_viridis_v4.0, whole genome shotgun sequence genomic region harbors:
- the LOC117865692 gene encoding MLO-like protein 1 produces MSSESEATLEETPTWIVASVCSAIVLISLVFERGLHHLGKALERRRVTLYETLLKLKEELMLLGFVSLLLVVFQDLIQKICIDESLMEHWLPCRGGNNDKHASAAAAHYGTASTFAAGGRRMLKGGAAFGHCSSKGKVPLLSRHALEQLHIFIFVLAITHVVLSALTVLLGLLQMRKWMHWENNIQQEGSSAPKMIKRVQKIKFIQDRCKGHERLTWVIIWMRSFFKQFYGSVSNDDYVTMRLGFVMEHFRGHPKFNFYDYMIKALDKDFKRVVGIKWYYWIFVMIFLLVNITGWHSYFWISLVPLSLLLLIGAKLEHIINKLAYEVASKHAAGRGEGGAVVRPSDKLFWFHSPRLVLVLIHFILFQNAFEFAYFIWTLATFGINSCIMDKLGYSVSRIVVCVIVQVLCSYSTLPLYAIVSHMGSSFKSAVFADDVADHLRGWADNARERMRRSALGTAAAERNWEEKSRPAQLRSISF; encoded by the exons ATGTCGTCGGAGTCGGAGGCGACGCTGGAGGAGACGCCGACATGGATCGTGGCGTCCGTGTGCTCCGCCATCGTCCTCATCTCCCTCGTCTTTGAGCGCGGGCTCCATCACCTCGGCAAG GCACTGGAGCGCCGGAGGGTGACCCTGTACGAGACGTTGCTGAAGCTCAAAGAAG AGCTGATGCTGCTGGGGTTCGTGTCGCTGCTGCTCGTCGTCTTCCAGGACTTGATACAGAAGATCTGCATCGACGAGAGCCTCATGGAGCACTGGCTGCCGTGCCGAGGTGGGAACAACGACAAGCatgcctcggcggcggcggcacactACGGGACCGCCTCCACTTTCGCTGCCGGCGGCAGGAGGATGCTCAAAGGAGGGGCAGCTTTTGGCCACTGTTCAAGCAAG GGAAAAGTCCCCTTGCTCTCGCGTCACGCCTTAGAACAGCTACACATCTTCATCTTCGTTCTGGCCATCACGCATGTCGTTCTCAGCGCCTTGACTGTGCTCCTGGGACTTCTACAG ATGAGGAAATGGATGCACTGGGAGAACAACATCCAGCAAGAGGGAAGCTCTG CTCCCAAGATGATCAAGCGGGTGCAGAAAATCAAGTTTATCCAGGATCGGTGTAAGGGGCATGAGAGATTGACCTGGGTCATAATATGGATG CGATCGTTCTTCAAACAGTTCTACGGATCAGTGTCCAACGATGACTATGTCACAATGAGGCTTGGTTTCGTCATG GAGCACTTTAGGGGGCACCCAAAGTTCAACTTTTATGACTACATGATCAAAGCTCTCGATAAAGATTTCAAGAGAGTAGTTGGTATAAA ATGGTATTACTGGATATTTGTCATGATCTTTTTGCTAGTCAACATCACCG GGTGGCACTCCTATTTCTGGATCTCGTTGGTCCCGTTGTCT ctgctgcttctgatCGGGGCAAAGCTGGAGCACATCATAAACAAGCTGGCCTACGAGGTGGCCTCGAAGCACGCCGCTGGCCGAGGGGAAGGGGGCGCCGTCGTGCGCCCTTCAGACAAGCTGTTCTGGTTCCACAGCCCCCGGCTCGTGCTCGTCCTCATCCACTTCATCCTGTTCCAGAACGCGTTCGAGTTCGCGTATTTCATCTGGACACTA GCGACCTTCGGTATCAACTCCTGCATCATGGACAAACTAGGGTACAGCGTATCGAGGATCGTCGTATG CGTCATCGTCCAGGTGCTCTGCAGCTACAGCACGCTCCCCCTCTACGCCATCGTGTCCCAT ATGGGGAGTTCGTTCAAGAGCGCGGTGTTCGCCGACGACGTCGCTGACCATCTCAGAGGCTGGGCCGACAACGCGCGGGAGCGCATGAGAAGATCTGCCCTGGGTACGGCGGCAGCGGAACGGAATTGGGAAGAGAAGAGCCGCCCAGCTCAACTTCGGAGCATCTCCTTCTGA